From Streptomyces sp. NBC_01551:
GAACCTGCAGAAGGCGCTCGGCACCAAGTGATGGCAGCAGTAGCAGCAACGGAGGCGCGAGCCATGGAGTCCGCGACAGCCGCGACGGCGGCCGAGCAGCCCGTCATATCCCTGCGCGGGGCCACGGCCTCGCTCGGCTCGCGCCCCGTGCTGCGCGGAGTCGACCTCACCGTCCGCCGCGGCGAGGTCGTCGCCCTGCTCGGCGCCAACGGCTCCGGCAAGTCCACGGCCGTTCGCGCCGTGGTCGGCCAGGTCCCGCTGAGCGACGGCGAGCTCTCCCTGTTCGGCACCGGCTTCAAGCGGTTCCGCCAGTGGTCGCGCATCGGGTACGTCCCGCAGCGCACCACCGCCGCCAGCGGCGTCCCGGCCACCGTCCGCGAGGTCGTCTCCTCCGGGCGGCTGGCCCGCTCCCGCTTCGGGATCCCGCGCAAGGCCGACCGGGCCGCCGTCACGCGGGCGCTGGAGCTGGTGGAGATGGGCGGGTACGCCGACGCCTCGGTCAACGCCCTCTCCGGCGGCCAGCACCAGCGCGTGCTGATCGCCCGGGCCCTCGCCGTCGAACCCGAACTCCTGATCATGGACGAGCCGATGGCGGGCGTGGACCTGGCCAACCAGGAGGTCCTCGCGAACGCCCTGCGCGAGCAGGTGGCCGCCGGCGCGACCGTGCTGCTCGTCCTGCACGAGCTGGGCCCGCTGGAGCCGCTGATCGACCGCGCCGTCGTCCTGCGTGACGGCTGCGTCGTCCACGACGGGCCGCCGCCGGAGGCCGTGGGGCAGCACGCCCTGCCCGGCCACGACCACGTACACCCGCACGCGGCGCACGACGCCGAGCCCCTCCGGACGGGACTGCTGAGCTGATGGACCTCCTCCAGGACCCCTTCATGGTGCGTGCGCTGATCGCCGCCGGGCTGGTCGGACTGACCGCCCCGGCCATCGGCACGTACCTCGTCCAGCGCCGCCAGGCGGTCATGGGCGACGGCCTCGGCCACGTCGCCATGACCGGCGTCGCGCTGGGCTTCGTGCTCAACACCAGCCCGGTGTGGATGGCCACGCTCGTCACGGTGCTCGGCGCCATCGGCATGGAGATGATCCGGGCCCGCGGCAAGACCAGCGGCGACGTCGCGCTCGCGATGCTCTTCTACGGCGGCCTGGCCGGCGGCGTCATGATCATCAACGTGGGCGGCGGAACGACGGCCATGCTGCTCGGGTCGATGTTCGGCTCGATCACCACCGTCGCGCCCTCGGACGTCGTCGCCATGGTGATCCTGGCGGTCTTCGTCCTCGCCGTCACCGTCGGCCTGCGCCGCCAGTTCTTCGCCGTCTGCCAGGACGAGGAGTTCGCCCGCGTCACCGGCCTGCCCGTGCGGGCGCTGAACCTGCTGATCGCGATCACCGCCGCCGT
This genomic window contains:
- a CDS encoding metal ABC transporter ATP-binding protein; protein product: MESATAATAAEQPVISLRGATASLGSRPVLRGVDLTVRRGEVVALLGANGSGKSTAVRAVVGQVPLSDGELSLFGTGFKRFRQWSRIGYVPQRTTAASGVPATVREVVSSGRLARSRFGIPRKADRAAVTRALELVEMGGYADASVNALSGGQHQRVLIARALAVEPELLIMDEPMAGVDLANQEVLANALREQVAAGATVLLVLHELGPLEPLIDRAVVLRDGCVVHDGPPPEAVGQHALPGHDHVHPHAAHDAEPLRTGLLS
- a CDS encoding metal ABC transporter permease, with the translated sequence MDLLQDPFMVRALIAAGLVGLTAPAIGTYLVQRRQAVMGDGLGHVAMTGVALGFVLNTSPVWMATLVTVLGAIGMEMIRARGKTSGDVALAMLFYGGLAGGVMIINVGGGTTAMLLGSMFGSITTVAPSDVVAMVILAVFVLAVTVGLRRQFFAVCQDEEFARVTGLPVRALNLLIAITAAVTVTVAMRIVGLLLVSAMMVIPVAAAQRLTRGFAATLGLGMAISLTVALTGTAATYYIDAPSGATIVLLAIGVFMVMTALSAPLARRRANAARAAEQICTRDDVKV